Proteins encoded together in one Candidatus Auribacterota bacterium window:
- a CDS encoding MarR family transcriptional regulator, which translates to MDTSSVQEFTDEVNEIIPCLIRIFGRTQAKQLCRGKITFPQFFILDYLSKTGESTMTGLATFMSVTTPAMTGMVTRLVDSGYCQRAYDAGDRRIIRMRLTPRGHGIVRKVNAERRRMIVDVFGGLSARERARYVRLLRHVHRTVAVEKKG; encoded by the coding sequence TTGGATACGAGCTCCGTGCAGGAATTCACCGACGAGGTCAATGAGATTATCCCCTGCCTTATACGGATATTCGGCCGCACGCAGGCGAAGCAGCTTTGCAGAGGGAAGATAACCTTTCCTCAATTTTTCATCCTGGACTACCTCAGTAAAACGGGTGAGTCCACGATGACCGGCCTGGCCACGTTCATGAGTGTGACGACCCCGGCAATGACGGGGATGGTCACCAGGCTGGTGGATTCTGGGTATTGCCAGCGCGCCTATGACGCCGGGGACCGGCGCATCATCAGGATGAGGCTCACGCCCCGCGGGCATGGTATCGTGAGGAAGGTCAATGCGGAGCGCAGGCGGATGATCGTCGATGTCTTTGGAGGTCTTTCCGCGAGGGAGCGCGCCCGTTACGTGCGCCTTCTCAGACACGTGCACAGGACGGTGGCTGTAGAGAAAAAGGGATGA
- a CDS encoding TolC family protein produces MRPRALVRYSALVGCAVCILVPRAFVHAEEKDASVGRVLTLLQCYILSLNQMETIAIDAQRIKEAEAHFYQAMGILMPQVSFVSSDVYSHRSQSASTEEDMPGPHTYDRAFVFQQTLFSGFKDFALMNASRYEKKQRQQEKERAEQLLFGDVSDSFYLFLQQQEDLEALQSILQALSDRVQELTKRIELGRSRKSEVAMVRVQIFSIQADIETAKGQRDLARELLEFYVGTPVREVVEPGDILASIKPIDHFSALARKRADILAAENAVGAARENIVAARSGYLPTVNVIGEGFTARDTFPQNPKWDAAIAVNVPLFTGTGVLGDVKQAKARERQNELQLQLTGRQSQTEVLEAYTVLQYALTRRALLFKALDAAGENYTLQRQDYERNQVNNLDVLTAIQSLLDQKRNLIQASSIAKRAYWRLCVAAGQTVKDEEK; encoded by the coding sequence ATGAGACCGAGAGCTCTGGTGCGGTATTCTGCGTTGGTTGGATGCGCGGTGTGTATCCTCGTACCGCGCGCATTTGTCCATGCCGAGGAAAAGGACGCCTCGGTGGGAAGGGTCCTCACCCTTCTCCAGTGCTACATCCTCTCCCTCAACCAGATGGAAACGATCGCCATCGACGCCCAGCGCATCAAAGAGGCGGAGGCCCATTTTTACCAGGCGATGGGGATCCTCATGCCCCAGGTCTCGTTCGTCTCATCGGACGTTTACTCGCACAGGTCTCAGAGTGCCTCCACCGAAGAGGATATGCCCGGACCCCACACCTACGACCGGGCGTTCGTCTTCCAGCAGACGCTCTTCAGCGGCTTCAAGGACTTTGCCTTGATGAACGCAAGCCGCTATGAGAAGAAGCAGCGGCAGCAGGAAAAGGAGCGGGCGGAGCAGCTCCTTTTCGGCGACGTCTCGGATTCCTTCTACCTCTTTTTGCAGCAGCAGGAAGACCTTGAGGCGCTCCAGTCGATCCTCCAGGCCCTTTCCGATCGCGTGCAGGAACTGACCAAGCGCATAGAGCTCGGCCGCTCCAGGAAGAGCGAGGTGGCGATGGTGCGGGTCCAGATCTTCAGCATCCAGGCGGACATTGAAACGGCCAAGGGCCAGCGCGACCTGGCTCGGGAGCTCCTGGAGTTTTACGTGGGGACGCCGGTCAGGGAGGTCGTGGAGCCAGGCGACATCCTCGCCTCGATCAAGCCGATCGACCACTTTTCCGCGCTCGCGCGGAAGCGCGCGGACATCCTGGCAGCGGAGAACGCAGTGGGCGCCGCCCGCGAAAACATCGTCGCGGCAAGGAGCGGGTATCTCCCCACGGTGAATGTCATCGGGGAGGGGTTCACCGCCAGGGATACCTTCCCCCAGAACCCGAAATGGGATGCGGCGATCGCAGTCAACGTCCCCCTCTTCACGGGGACGGGGGTGCTGGGCGACGTGAAGCAGGCAAAGGCGCGGGAGCGCCAGAACGAGCTGCAGCTCCAGTTGACCGGGCGGCAGAGCCAGACGGAGGTGCTCGAGGCATACACCGTTTTGCAATACGCCCTGACCCGCCGGGCGCTGCTCTTCAAGGCACTGGACGCGGCGGGTGAGAATTACACCCTCCAGCGACAGGATTATGAGCGCAACCAGGTGAATAACCTCGATGTGCTGACGGCAATACAGAGCCTTCTGGACCAGAAGCGGAATCTGATTCAGGCCTCGAGCATCGCGAAGCGGGCGTACTGGCGCCTCTGCGTCGCCGCCGGACAGACCGTGAAGGACGAAGAGAAATGA